Within the Erigeron canadensis isolate Cc75 chromosome 6, C_canadensis_v1, whole genome shotgun sequence genome, the region CGAGTGTGTTGTCAAATCAATGTCTCGTCCTCCTGCATAGCCACTGTTCATCTGCAAAAGTTGGTACAAACTTCGAACCCGGTAATTGAAATACCAAGTTCAAACTCCTTTTTTTGAACCCGGTAATTTAAATACCACTTTCGAGCCAAAAATTTAAAACCGGTTTTTGAAATACCACTTTACCCACTTGTACAaacgttttttttttcgaaaacttgtttgacaaaacaccttTGAAAAAcgactgtaaaaaaaaaaaattcgcaAAAGATGTTATAAAAACAGAATCGACAAACTTATATACAAAGGggagtgatattcgtaccacatgTTTTGATTAATCTACCATACATGTAATTTAATAACTTGTATAATGTGTTCATAAAGTTATACTGtgtggtaaatttatcaaaatttgtgctatgaatatcatttcccatatacAAAGATCATTAATAACTTGAGTTATTCTATAAATCAAAGTTAAAGAGTTGTAAAGTAAACTTCAATTTAATATGGGTTGTAAAGTGCTCTTGATGTAACAAACATTGTGTGTTAAACTCTAAAAAAAGAAAGGTAAGTTGACAGTTACGTCTTAACCTTGTGTAAGGATACAAGGTACTCATCATCCTTACCCAGTAAAGATATTATGTCTGCGAAATACCTCCACACAATACCCACATATACTTGGGGCGACACACTCAAGGTTTGAATCCGCGTCCCATATTGGCAAAGGACTTCACATTTGTAGATCCAACTGCTAAGGCAACTGTTGGCCACTTGAGCTAACTTAAATGGTTGTGTGTTTACTTCTATATCAAAATAGCAAATGGGGTGGATTATTCTTGTTAATATAACAGgccatttcatttcattatttacTGCTTCAGTTCATTACACAAACCCATGTTGCTAGGTTATAAGTAATACTGTAAGTAATAGTGTAGTAACAAAAGTAGAAGCATACACAACAAAGGTGACCAAAAAGCAACCCCAAAACATGTATGCAAAAGCTAAGTTCTAACTTCTAAGCACTACGGCATAACTGGACATTGTGTAGTTACGACCTAGAAGTAAAAGGCAGTAAACTGCAAGCAGCAACAGATTCCAAAATCCAAGTATGACCAACAACCCGTGACCCATATTCTTGAGCTACATTCTCTGCTGCAGCTAATCTTTGAAATTTGATTGCTTCTTCATCTTCAAACTCATAGCGATCTGAAAGGTCGGCATTGTAAACAACCAAAGTAACTTGATTTGCTTTCACATCTCCAGCAGCATTACTTGTTGACATTAGTTGATCCTTGACCTCACTGATAGTGCCTCCAGCAGTGGTAACCAAGTTTAAGAGATCATTCTTGAAAGCTTTCACAAAATTCCCAATAAAGTAAAAGTTCATGTTGTTGAAAAGTTTTGGACcctgcaaaaaaataaaaaggttagGTATTGTGTTTTATTTCTCCCAGAACATTTGAGAGTGAATCAACAAAGTGCAACTTTAATGAGCATCAGTTAATATACAAGATAAAGTTCTTACATTATTAAGAACTCTTAGCCTCCCAGCTTTGGGGCCACCAGAACAGCCATGGGTATCAAGAGTAACTTCATAGGGCTCTGGATCAACAAGACATCCAGCTTCAATGCATGCTTTTACCCCTGAAACAAAATTCACATGTTTGTTCAATAAAAACACCAAGATGAAGATAacatttgaaaaaaagaaaactcaCACTTTGTTGTAACAATCCATCTGCCATTCAGAATGGCCATCAGAACTTTCAGTGTTCTTGTGCACGCACCGTTGGAATCTGTGGCAGCAATGACATGGGTAACATTATTTCTCCAGTATTTGGACACAATCGCCCCACTACTTCTTCCAAAATCAACCAAAGAATACTGCATTTTAAAGTAAtcgttaaaaaatatatatatatgaatgaaacaAACATTCTAACATGTCGAACACAAGCAAGCTTGaaatatttacaaatatatatatatatatatatatatttaccaacCTTTTCTTCTGGAGAAAGAGCAGAACCACATAACACCAAATCCTTTCCACCAGCTAACAATGTTGTACTTGTACAAGAATTCAAACTCGAAGATATTCTGCAATCAGTTTAATTGACACAGAAAAGGTGTTATGCATATGGATATACTCGTTAAAAAATACTAAAGTATCATACTATAAACAGTTTTAAGCATACAAAAACTAACTAATCTAGATGatagataaaatatatttagCAGCTAATACCTTTTCTCAGTAACTATCTTCCCAGCTTTTGACTTCTTTTCTCTTGGAAATTTTGTTGATATATGTTTCGGGCACAGCAACAGCAAATCCTCCTATAAAAAGTATAGGGTTAAAAAACCATGAATACATTATAAACCTATAACTTCAAAATCCCTGAGTGTGTACAAATAGTACTTACTTGATCCCATCTGCAATCTTCAACGTGATATGCACAAGGCACGTGGTAAGATCTTTGACATGACTTCATAAAGCAACCAAGAACAGCCCCCTTTTTACCACAGCTGGCACACTTCAACTTGTTAGCCCTTGCCACTTCAGATTCTAAGTTCTTAATAAGTCCACTCTTGTTGAAGTAAATTTGTGGAGCCCTGCATTGTACGAGATCATAAGGTAtaatttaataacttaatatcAACTTCTTAGCTCAAACAAAATGTGCAAGATTGTAAGGTCCAACTGCATACCAtgaaatacatttttcatgaaCATGTGTAACCTTAGAGAAATTAGAGAGACTGCCAGTCACTTCCTTTCCTTGAGCATAGGATACAATTGGTCCACTTACCTGCACAATTTATTGATAAAGAATGTAAGCTTCACATTCTCTATTAATTTCAGAGAAACACATGACTTTAAGAAATACAATAAGGGTTTCAGAACTCACAATCGAGCACTCAGAAGTGTGACAAAAAGCACAAAGATTCTCTCTCAAATCCAAACGATCCAAAACAACAGATGGCTTTTCACCAGATAGAGATTTTTCAAACTTGGTCTCCAAATTTGTAGTTATATTATCACAAGAAACACCATTACTCTGAGGAAGGCCATTTAAGTCCAGCTCagtatcatttttcttttgccTTTTGCCTTCATTGGTTTGACAGGCGGTTCCAGAGATGCATCTAGTGTTCAACTCTACATTTGTGACATGGGCATCATTCTCAGCTGGTCTCTTTGATGAACATACCGAATTCTGTGAAAAGAAGACCATCAAAAAATTATTACAATATTGTAAAAAAGAAGTACACACATACATGATACAAGTGACCATTTAATCCAAACTCAAATCTCACTCCATACTCCATAGTAATGTAACACTAGAATGTATAATTGCAAAAAGCAAATACCAATAGAATGCTAGGTGTATGCATTTTTGCACCAGTCACATGGAAAAACTAACATGATAACTGACACcagaaaactataaatatactGCACGAAATGTCAATATTCACTATTCTCATCCTAAAATGCCACAACAAAATTACTTCTATGTAAGACATTCAGATATTCAGAAAAATTGCAGCTATAAAAATAATGTGTATTACCTTATGGCAACCATTTGGATCACTAGAATTACCATCATCTTTGCTATCACTCGAAAACGGAGGGCTCATCTGCTCCATCTGCATAAATCCAACTCCACCAACACCAGTCTCCAATTCCTTCTCACCCACCGCCTTCCGCTCTGCATCTAAAACACCAGGATTCTCACCAACACTCTTCTTAAACTCTTGTTTTCGACCACTTTCAGGGGTAGTAACAGCAGAGCCGTTCAATAGGGTAGGCATATCAGTTTGCAAATTCACTGACTTAACATCTGCAGAGATGAAAATCAGCCATTGAATAATCAAAAATTGGATGAAGATAACACTTATAACAGTAACATACAAAATAAAGATCATTTCTTCTTACCCGAACATACAGGATGAACAAGACTTGCATTGAAGGTGGCATCAAGATTCTTATAAATGTTAACAATATTTTCCATAAAAGATGCAGATTTAACCTCTGccatacaataaaaataaacattttaatcAGACTAAGCAaatgaaaaaaaggaaaaacgtTACAATATAGATGACAAACTACACAAAAAGGTACTCAACATATCCAAACAATTACTCtgtatttaaaaaacaaaactttgatTTTACTACAAGCCTAAAGTGACTAACTTACAAATTGTCACCAAATTAAGAGCTTTGTGTAAGTAGCCAATCATGACCAACAACATATACGCATAATTGTGTAAACAATCATTCATTCTTAAACAAACAACTCAGAAAAATCTTGTTAACAGGTTTTCAATTTACCATATTTCAAGCATAATACCAAAGTACCAAACcaattatcaaaataatcaCTTATGTATTTATCCTTTTTAACAGTACTGTAAATACTTTATTGACCACAAACAGTTTTTGTAATGCAATAATAGTGACTAGCTAATAACCTAGTCcgaaaaatttatttattatttttaaaaagtcttTAAATTTGTGACAAATATCTAAAAAGTTTGTAACTTTATATGCATCAAGgtcacaaatatatatgttttcatcaaaacaattaacacatatatatctaactaaagtttaataaaataaatcagcAACTGTAATACCCAAAAGTAAATtcctaaaaaaataataagaaaaaacacACCTTGATGAACATATGAATGTTTACAAGCAGGACACTCAGATGTAGCCTCAGACAAACACGAACTGTAAAATCCAATAAAAAGAGTTAAATAATATTATCAAAGATTTATTTAAAGAAATGAAATAATTGAAAAGTAACTTACTTGCAAAAAATATGAGTGCAGGGAAGCAATACAGGCTTTTTAAACAACCCTAAACtgcaaaataaattaaaaaaacaaaaaatcaaagatgTTAGAAAGTAGtactattttatataaataaaaataaagaaataaatttgTGAAAAAACGAACCAAAGGGGGCATTTGAGTTCAAGGCCAAGCTTTTGTAAATGAAGAACATAAGGATTCAGTAGAGATCTTTGATTAGAAGATATTATTTGTtccatttttcttgattttgattgatgacgaaaaaaaaaaaggtgggtTTTAAGTAGTACTAGTAATAGTCAAAGATTGCTGCTTGCtggctaaaaaaaatatactactCGTATATGTGTGTGACTTGATTGATATGAATAACAAGCAGAAAATGAGCGGCCAGGATTATATACTGAAGGTGGGGCCTACTGTTAGGAATAGCGGGATATCTCAAACGAGGCGCGGATGGCatttcaagtttttctttttcatttcatttcattttaacaaCACAAATATTCATTCCTCCCGCCACTCTCTcccaatttttttcttttaaatgttttttttttctatttcaaaCGATTCTTTATATGGACACAAATTAAAGTTATTAAACTATACCTTTAACCACCTAGAAATTGGTCTTAgtgttttattatatttacaCCGAATCCGATTTACCTAAaatcctaaataaataaataaatacaaaactcATATGTTAAATGATATTAAACCATTTATTTGGTATTAATAGTGGGGATGTGAAAATATTTTGCAAAATTATACCTAATAATACACTATGCGTTATTATTAAGGATAAGTTTTAAATGAATTATAAACATgcaataacaatttttttatctttagagTTCTAAGCTATCTTTACATAgtgaatatatagtttttattggCCAAACTcctaataaattttataaactagcaaaacttttgattatttatgatattgataaacttataaatagtttttgaaaaataacatatGTGTTGCGCAATGATGTAACATACAATGTTGTGGATGTGGAAGTTAAAATCTTTTGGGCTTGAATGATTTAAATCATTAACAcatacttatacaacaattaGGCTTTGACTTTGAGAATCAAAATCAGTTAGCCCAATTCCTATTGAGCATGATAATAATCAGGGCCAGGGTATTATATTGGGCCTATTATATCATTTACGTGCTACATTTAGCCCAATACCAGAAATTAACTACAGTAATAGTTTGTACTTTGTAGCCGAATAAGTgctaaaattacaaattttggAAATCCTTAAAAGCACCAAACGAGCTTGGATGACTGGTGTGTTATTTGAAGAATATGTTCGCcaacttgataaaaaaaaatggttgaaGAATAATTCTCTTGATTGTGGATAATTGCCCTGCTCATCTAAAAATTATTGAAGGATTACGAAATgttgaattatttttttcacaCCAAACACAACTTCAAAAATTCAACCTTGTGACGCGGGAATCATACGAGCTTTTAAGATGCATTATCGTCGTCGATTTTATAGAAGTCTTTTGGAGGGTTATGAATTAGGGGTTCCAAATCCAGCAAAAATAAATGTATTAGATGCAATGAATCTTGCAATTTCAGCATGGACTATGGATGTTCATGCAAATACAATTGCGAACTGCTTTCGTCATTGTAAACTTCGATCAACAGATAACATGACTTTTGAGAACTCATATGAAAGTGGTGAAAGCACTCAAGAACTCTAGAATTTGATCAAAGAGTTGGGTTATCGCAATGCCATGGATGTCGAAGATGTTTTGACTCACCCAGAAGAAAATGTAGTTGCACAGTTGTTGACTGatgaataaattattaaaagcgTTATTGGAATTAATAAAGATATCGATGAAAAAGGTGATGAAAGTTCTACAATGAAGCCCCTTTCGCGAAACGAAGCTATTAAAGCGGCAATCACATTAACAATTTTTTGTTGAGCTATGAGAAAACAACACCAAAAGTTCTTACCATGCTAAGGAAAATTAGAGACGAGATTCAAGGGGAAATTGATTTCAACAATAAACAAAAGACAATTGAGTCATTTTTCAATAAACCTTCAAAAATCATTCATGTAATATGCTATATATAAGgaattattagtttatattttatatggggtctaaagaaattataaaaaatgtattatcttataattttagTGAATTATTAATTTAGCACCCTATCCCCGAGTTGGGACCGACAAAACTATTATCTTAGAGAGTTTATTAAATAATcgagtattaatttatcgagtttCTACTATATGtgcaaaaataataatgtatgCCTTGGTTACACGTCTAACAATCAAGATTGAATAAGTGATTAACACATTTGCTTATGGAGATGTTGCCTTTTAAGGTTGGGGGGTCATATTTTATCATTTAGATAGAACATGAAAGTAACCGAGCTCTCTACAATGTTGTGATAGGGGTAAGCAGGCTATATGCATCTCAACCTACCCACATACTGTTAAGGTATTGAAATCTAAAACTCATATAAAACGGTATTTCTATCGTATATTAGCTTGATTACaattaaacaataatttaaaataaaaaaaaaaaaaggtgacaTCGTACTTCGGTCAATTTCTCATGGCTAATGCTACTCATTGCTAATGGCCTCATGCTATAGTTTTCTGCATCGGTCATGTATGAGaatgtcattttttattaatatatttttttaacatttactttatttttgtGTGATTCTATCTTATCAAACATGTTGAATAAGccaaaactttaaataaagtTGTAAACTTGCAAAGTTGCATAACCACTTCAACTTAAAATTTTGAGAAcatacaataatatatgaaatattgATGATATGCAAAAGTGTACTTAAGAAATGGTACGAAACTAGAATGTATCTAGCTATTAATaccatatatttttgtttttcatctgTATGAGATATCCTCCCCGGAATAAGTTAAAATTTCAAGTATGATGAGTTACAAAGTAACGATAGATGTTTATGGTGATTTAAGGTTACTTTTGTATTGTGAAAACAGAATTCAGTTAcccctttttcttttcacttttcttttttctttttttacattttacccATTATTCAATCATGTAATTGCAAAAATACCCTGATAACGCTTGCCATCATCAACTTGTTCAAAGACCAAGTATTAACTAATTAACTTGAAGAATAACTTATTTCTTACGTAGCAGGTGtctcattaaaattaaaaaccttTAGAAAAGCAACATTATATTTTTGGTTCATACGAGAAGAGGAAATAAAATTGAACACCTAAAGTTGGAGAGCGAATTTTAAAGGTGAATAGGTACATGAAAGATGAAGAAGGGACCATATATATTACACACAATATGTTTTTCATgatttgtatatacatataaaaatatttatatgattgtaacacatgaaaaaaatataaaaatgagatGGAGTGATCAGAGAAATAATTAGTATTGAATTATTGATACGTGTCATGAAATATACATGTAGAAGGATGCAGTAGACATAAATTAGAAAAGGATATAtcattacacatacatacatacatagtaATCAAAAGTAGGATTTTCAAAGTGATCTCCAAATCAGAAAAACACCAGCATTACCATCTTTTGGGAACAATGGAGCaccatatatttttaatagtgGTACGTACCTTTCTGTTTTTTCCCAAAACTGTTTCTCTTTATATCCTTTCCAAAGTATGTCTCCATCCCAACTGCTTTCGATCTCTTGTATAAAATAAAGGAATTCTATTCTAACTCTTATAtgattttctttaaataaaaagtttagcTTAGAACCACTTTAAATTGCAGGTCATTATCAAATTAATACTTGTATTATCGATTTTAATTcactaaatttttctacttGTTTTAGGTAATGATTGATGTATGGTCATGGTAATTATTTACGGATTATCCATTTGTTATGTTTTCAAATGAATAAACTCATACTGTGCAAATTTTTTAACGACAACTTTGAGCTCACTC harbors:
- the LOC122605131 gene encoding BRCA1-associated RING domain protein 1, which encodes MEQIISSNQRSLLNPYVLHLQKLGLELKCPLCLGLFKKPVLLPCTHIFCNSCLSEATSECPACKHSYVHQEVKSASFMENIVNIYKNLDATFNASLVHPVCSDVKSVNLQTDMPTLLNGSAVTTPESGRKQEFKKSVGENPGVLDAERKAVGEKELETGVGGVGFMQMEQMSPPFSSDSKDDGNSSDPNGCHKNSVCSSKRPAENDAHVTNVELNTRCISGTACQTNEGKRQKKNDTELDLNGLPQSNGVSCDNITTNLETKFEKSLSGEKPSVVLDRLDLRENLCAFCHTSECSIVSGPIVSYAQGKEVTGSLSNFSKVTHVHEKCISWAPQIYFNKSGLIKNLESEVARANKLKCASCGKKGAVLGCFMKSCQRSYHVPCAYHVEDCRWDQEDLLLLCPKHISTKFPREKKSKAGKIVTEKRISSSLNSCTSTTLLAGGKDLVLCGSALSPEEKYSLVDFGRSSGAIVSKYWRNNVTHVIAATDSNGACTRTLKVLMAILNGRWIVTTKWVKACIEAGCLVDPEPYEVTLDTHGCSGGPKAGRLRVLNNGPKLFNNMNFYFIGNFVKAFKNDLLNLVTTAGGTISEVKDQLMSTSNAAGDVKANQVTLVVYNADLSDRYEFEDEEAIKFQRLAAAENVAQEYGSRVVGHTWILESVAACSLLPFTSRS